In Coriobacteriaceae bacterium, a single window of DNA contains:
- a CDS encoding NAD(P)-binding domain-containing protein produces MANKLSVAFIGTGIMGAPIAGHILDAGYPVTVNNRTKSKAAALIERGAVWADTPADAAANADVVFTMVGYPSEVEELYLAGDGLLACTKPGAVLIDLTTSSPELARDIAEAAQVSGRMAFDCPVTGGESGAIAGTLTAIVGATENDIAPVRDILATFAANICCFDGAGKGQAAKLANQVSLGACMVGMADAMAFAELSGLDLEKTRQMILGGTGKSGAMESLAPKALDGDYKPGFMVEHFIKDLRLALAYADDRELALPGADVAFTLYDMLDAIGGAKLGTQAITVLYKEEADAIAAGLDWSQYRPEEHGAHEEGCGCGEHGDDHECGCGHHHGEDHECCGGHGHDDGHECCCGHHHEE; encoded by the coding sequence ATGGCAAACAAGCTCTCCGTCGCATTTATCGGCACCGGAATCATGGGTGCCCCCATCGCCGGCCACATTCTGGACGCCGGCTATCCCGTCACGGTCAACAACCGCACCAAGTCCAAGGCGGCGGCGCTTATCGAGCGCGGCGCCGTCTGGGCAGATACGCCGGCCGATGCCGCGGCGAACGCCGATGTCGTCTTTACCATGGTGGGCTATCCCTCCGAGGTCGAGGAACTCTACCTGGCGGGCGACGGCCTGCTCGCGTGCACCAAGCCGGGTGCGGTCTTGATCGACCTCACCACGAGCTCGCCCGAGCTTGCCCGTGACATTGCCGAGGCCGCCCAGGTTTCTGGTCGCATGGCGTTTGACTGCCCCGTCACCGGCGGCGAGTCGGGCGCTATCGCCGGTACGCTCACGGCTATCGTGGGCGCTACCGAGAACGACATCGCGCCGGTCCGCGACATCCTTGCCACCTTTGCGGCCAACATCTGCTGCTTCGACGGCGCCGGCAAGGGCCAGGCTGCCAAGCTCGCCAACCAGGTGTCGCTGGGCGCCTGCATGGTCGGCATGGCAGACGCCATGGCATTTGCCGAGCTGAGCGGCCTTGACCTGGAGAAGACCCGCCAGATGATCCTGGGCGGTACCGGCAAGTCCGGCGCCATGGAGAGCCTGGCGCCCAAGGCGCTCGACGGCGACTACAAGCCCGGCTTTATGGTTGAACACTTCATCAAGGACCTGCGCCTGGCGCTCGCTTACGCCGACGATCGCGAGCTCGCGCTGCCCGGGGCCGACGTGGCCTTTACGCTCTACGACATGCTCGACGCCATCGGTGGCGCCAAGCTGGGCACCCAGGCCATCACGGTCCTCTATAAGGAGGAGGCCGACGCCATCGCCGCCGGTCTGGACTGGTCGCAGTATCGTCCCGAGGAGCATGGTGCCCACGAGGAAGGCTGCGGTTGCGGCGAGCACGGCGACGACCACGAGTGCGGTTGCGGCCACCACCATGGCGAGGACCACGAGTGCTGCGGCGGCCACGGCCATGACGACGGCCACGAGTGCTGCTGCGGCCATCATCACGAGGAGTAG
- a CDS encoding DegV family protein, with protein MDKAASAGHSNRCRIVVDTCCDFSPEVAANLDVDILGFPFIIDGEERTDDIWSSMSPKEFYDRMRAGARVSTSAVSLGRYIEFFTECAKEGTPTVYLCFTSALSSSYNSACQAADVVRAEYPNFELYVVDNALPCAAGALLALEAVRQRSAGLTAKQLVDWANEAKTYVHGYFTLESFDALAAGGRIPPAAAQLTAKLDVKPELSYDLAGSLSLIGVNRGRKKALKSILKSFRENYVPDRTMPIAIMTADAEKDGDWLEAAIRKEEGCADVTIIRGSVGPTIGSHVGPGMVGCAFWGKNRADKASLSDRIARRVRGQ; from the coding sequence ATGGACAAGGCCGCATCCGCCGGTCATTCGAACCGTTGCCGCATCGTCGTCGATACCTGCTGCGACTTTAGCCCCGAGGTCGCCGCGAACCTTGATGTCGATATCCTGGGTTTCCCTTTCATTATCGATGGCGAGGAGCGCACAGACGACATCTGGTCGAGCATGAGCCCTAAGGAGTTCTACGACCGCATGCGCGCCGGTGCCCGCGTGTCCACCTCGGCTGTGTCGCTCGGTCGCTATATCGAGTTTTTTACCGAGTGCGCCAAAGAGGGCACGCCCACGGTCTACCTGTGCTTTACCTCGGCGCTGTCGTCGAGCTACAACTCCGCGTGCCAGGCGGCAGATGTCGTGCGCGCCGAGTATCCCAACTTTGAGCTCTACGTGGTCGACAACGCTCTGCCCTGCGCGGCCGGTGCGCTCTTGGCGCTCGAGGCCGTGCGCCAGCGTTCGGCGGGACTGACCGCCAAGCAGCTGGTCGATTGGGCAAACGAGGCAAAGACCTACGTGCACGGCTACTTTACGCTCGAGAGCTTCGACGCACTGGCTGCCGGTGGCCGCATTCCTCCCGCGGCGGCGCAGCTCACGGCAAAGCTCGACGTCAAGCCCGAGCTCTCCTACGACCTGGCCGGCTCGCTGTCGCTGATCGGCGTCAACCGCGGCCGCAAGAAGGCGCTCAAGTCCATCCTCAAGTCGTTCCGCGAGAACTACGTGCCCGATCGCACCATGCCCATCGCCATCATGACGGCCGATGCCGAAAAGGATGGCGACTGGCTCGAAGCCGCCATCCGCAAGGAGGAGGGTTGCGCCGACGTCACGATCATTCGCGGCTCCGTGGGTCCCACCATCGGCTCGCACGTGGGCCCCGGCATGGTGGGCTGCGCGTTTTGGGGTAAGAACCGCGCCGACAAGGCGTCGCTTTCCGACCGTATCGCCCGCCGCGTGCGCGGTCAGTAG
- the raiA gene encoding ribosome-associated translation inhibitor RaiA, whose protein sequence is MDIKVSGRKTTVTDALRAHVDEKIGEALKVFDIEPMTVDVVLRYEKNPSNPNPAIVEVTVRVRGSVIRVAEHGADMYAAIDLSADKVTRQLRKFKTKVVDNRQGGASAADVAPVERVEDLADLLLPEEEDDLLVREKVIDVTPMTEEQALVQTDLLGHDFYVFENATTGLINVVYHRKNGGYGIIKPRIETLDE, encoded by the coding sequence ATGGATATCAAGGTTTCTGGACGCAAGACGACGGTAACCGATGCTCTGCGTGCGCATGTGGATGAGAAAATCGGCGAGGCGCTCAAGGTTTTCGACATCGAGCCCATGACAGTCGACGTCGTGCTTCGTTATGAGAAGAACCCCTCGAACCCCAACCCGGCAATCGTCGAGGTCACGGTTCGTGTCCGCGGTTCTGTGATTCGCGTTGCCGAGCACGGCGCAGATATGTATGCCGCCATCGATCTCTCCGCCGATAAGGTCACCCGCCAGCTGCGCAAGTTCAAGACCAAGGTCGTGGACAACCGCCAGGGTGGTGCCAGTGCCGCGGATGTCGCGCCGGTCGAGCGCGTCGAGGATCTGGCCGACCTGCTGCTGCCCGAGGAAGAGGACGATCTGCTCGTCCGCGAGAAGGTTATCGACGTCACCCCGATGACCGAGGAGCAGGCGCTGGTGCAGACCGATCTGCTGGGCCACGACTTCTACGTGTTCGAGAACGCGACGACCGGTCTCATCAATGTGGTGTATCACCGTAAGAATGGTGGATATGGCATCATCAAGCCCCGCATCGAAACACTTGACGAGTAA
- a CDS encoding transporter substrate-binding domain-containing protein has product MVIAVLGLSGCAFNPLSTFTTPTIDQIERETVTPTVSDDALVTPGTLTVALDTSDAPQAMQDADGNLTGYAVDAARALACRMGLKVAFVDASSADSALSDKKADIFIGDARSTDGDISSLGTCLYDAPAVFGKSSDGESLSVSTETLNTATLGVQTSSASQEALAKQSITANQKTFSNINECFEALESGEVDYVICDSTAGGYLARLMSQISYVGTLEAPSTLGVAGLSSNDELCRAASDALDGITVDGTLEAVHCVWYGQMPYDLTAKTVSGANVQASDSTSNETESSDGDASDNNGDSPSSSQEGAITDDDINKLNS; this is encoded by the coding sequence GTGGTCATTGCCGTTTTGGGCCTGAGTGGATGTGCGTTCAATCCACTGTCCACGTTCACGACGCCCACGATCGACCAGATCGAGCGCGAGACCGTTACCCCCACGGTATCGGACGATGCCCTAGTCACGCCGGGAACCCTGACGGTCGCCCTCGATACTTCCGATGCCCCGCAAGCCATGCAGGATGCCGACGGAAACCTCACGGGCTATGCGGTCGATGCCGCTCGTGCCCTTGCATGCCGCATGGGTCTCAAAGTCGCCTTTGTCGATGCGTCCTCGGCCGATTCCGCGCTCAGCGATAAAAAGGCCGACATCTTTATTGGCGACGCCAGGTCTACGGACGGCGATATCAGCTCACTTGGCACCTGTCTGTACGACGCCCCCGCCGTATTCGGCAAGAGCAGTGACGGCGAGTCGCTGAGCGTTTCCACCGAAACGCTTAACACCGCTACCCTGGGCGTTCAGACCTCCTCGGCCTCGCAGGAGGCGCTCGCCAAGCAAAGCATCACCGCCAACCAAAAGACCTTCTCCAACATCAATGAGTGCTTTGAGGCGCTCGAGTCGGGCGAGGTCGATTACGTGATCTGTGATTCCACGGCTGGTGGCTACCTCGCGCGTCTGATGAGCCAGATCTCCTATGTCGGTACGCTCGAGGCGCCCTCCACGCTTGGCGTCGCAGGCCTAAGCTCTAACGATGAGCTGTGCCGTGCCGCGAGCGATGCCCTCGATGGCATCACGGTCGATGGCACGCTCGAGGCAGTCCACTGCGTCTGGTACGGACAGATGCCCTATGACCTTACCGCCAAGACTGTTTCGGGGGCCAATGTGCAGGCATCCGACTCCACGTCCAACGAGACCGAGTCCTCCGATGGCGACGCCTCTGATAACAACGGCGACAGTCCGTCGTCTAGCCAGGAGGGCGCCATCACCGACGATGACATCAACAAGCTCAATAGCTAG
- a CDS encoding phosphoribosyltransferase family protein — protein MKRHLNVLTRLQGAGVLPFADELLPLAERATYEALEALSPTRCAGCERSGALICQDCLASLALIDPCHSCIRCGAPFGDLLCTECSVEGTSSAMAEALDRCLACAVYAHPLPRIIKAYKDAGERRLAPYLAELLYDTALHAQVAASDRYGGVLSGADAVVFVPATAAAFRRRGFDHMEAIARSFCDLSGVPLLDALVKYGHGDQRELGRDERREHARGMYETVEDVRGRRLLLIDDVITTGATMAAASAELRRAGAAAVDGLAIARVW, from the coding sequence ATGAAGAGACATCTGAACGTATTGACTCGCTTGCAGGGCGCAGGCGTCCTACCGTTTGCGGACGAATTGCTACCGCTTGCCGAGCGCGCGACGTATGAGGCGCTCGAGGCGTTGTCGCCCACGCGATGCGCTGGCTGCGAGCGTTCCGGTGCGCTGATCTGCCAGGATTGTCTGGCATCGCTCGCGCTCATCGATCCGTGTCATAGTTGCATCCGATGCGGCGCCCCGTTTGGGGATTTGCTGTGTACCGAGTGCTCGGTCGAGGGCACGTCTTCGGCAATGGCCGAGGCGCTCGATCGCTGCCTGGCGTGTGCCGTCTATGCACATCCGCTGCCGCGCATCATCAAGGCGTACAAGGATGCGGGCGAGCGCCGTCTGGCACCGTATCTGGCGGAGTTGCTCTACGACACTGCCTTGCATGCCCAGGTGGCAGCATCCGATCGCTACGGCGGTGTGTTGTCCGGTGCGGACGCGGTGGTGTTTGTGCCCGCGACTGCGGCGGCGTTTCGGCGGCGTGGATTCGACCATATGGAAGCAATCGCGCGCTCGTTTTGCGATCTTTCGGGTGTCCCGTTGCTGGACGCCCTGGTCAAATACGGTCATGGTGACCAGCGAGAGCTCGGCCGCGATGAGCGCCGGGAGCATGCCCGGGGCATGTACGAGACGGTCGAGGATGTGCGCGGCCGCCGTCTGCTGCTCATCGATGATGTCATTACCACGGGCGCGACCATGGCAGCAGCCTCGGCGGAGCTCAGGCGTGCCGGCGCCGCAGCAGTCGATGGCCTCGCTATCGCACGCGTTTGGTAG
- the ricT gene encoding regulatory iron-sulfur-containing complex subunit RicT, whose protein sequence is MPLVVPVKFTYASRDLWFDPQDLDILEADYAICSTERGTEIGLVTADPFEVPQDEIGQPLKPVLRVASDIDLQLADDLAIQGDEAMVDFRRLVKELDLEMKPVGVEYLFGGEKAVFYFAAEERVDFRQLVKDLSSTLHIRVDMRQIGVRDETRLVGGYAQCGQELCCTRFGGQFEPVSIRMAKEQDLPLNSSKISGVCGRLMCCLRYEFEAYKDFKSRAPKKKTLIDTPLGKARIQEYDTPREQLVLRLENGKVFKVNLADMTCSEGCKKKAAEQGCNCRPDCVTRDVLERIESPEMRLALMELDRENGVDVGDGLSSADRLAGTSMPKRRRRDAESDARTAQGQGEGRGRGKGRGKAEAPETEGAADGRRRRKRTASVDNGEAAGKNASREREAQQPQQQNRGGGMNPTRRRRRHLSSEEREDAFRAAAAREAGAAPKGASASDAPADKAGKPRGEEERASRPRRRHSSGAQQKPSIPSVADQVSDGEVKVTRRRPGDGGGAAAKASHGGARDECEPREDRGGEGSTDQGQKRRRRRRSRKPRQDGGEGSTRTSSVPQPPAGE, encoded by the coding sequence ATGCCGTTAGTCGTACCCGTTAAGTTTACCTACGCCTCGCGCGACCTGTGGTTTGATCCGCAGGATCTGGATATCCTCGAGGCCGATTATGCCATTTGCTCCACCGAGCGCGGAACCGAGATCGGCCTGGTCACGGCCGATCCCTTCGAGGTGCCGCAAGATGAGATCGGCCAGCCGCTCAAGCCCGTGCTGCGCGTGGCGAGCGACATCGACCTGCAGCTTGCCGACGACCTGGCCATCCAGGGCGACGAGGCCATGGTCGATTTCCGTCGTCTGGTCAAAGAGCTCGACCTCGAGATGAAGCCGGTCGGCGTCGAGTACCTGTTTGGCGGCGAGAAGGCTGTGTTCTACTTTGCGGCCGAGGAGCGCGTCGATTTCCGTCAGCTCGTCAAGGACCTGTCCTCGACGCTGCACATTCGCGTCGACATGCGCCAGATCGGCGTGCGCGACGAGACCCGCCTGGTGGGCGGCTATGCCCAGTGCGGCCAGGAGCTCTGCTGCACGCGCTTTGGCGGACAGTTTGAGCCGGTTTCGATCCGCATGGCAAAGGAGCAGGACCTGCCGCTCAACTCGTCCAAGATTAGTGGCGTCTGCGGCCGCCTGATGTGCTGCCTGCGCTACGAGTTCGAGGCGTACAAGGACTTTAAGAGCCGCGCGCCCAAAAAGAAGACGCTTATCGATACGCCGCTTGGCAAGGCGCGCATCCAGGAATATGACACGCCGCGTGAGCAGCTGGTGCTGCGCCTGGAGAACGGCAAAGTCTTTAAGGTCAACCTGGCCGATATGACGTGCTCGGAGGGTTGCAAAAAGAAGGCCGCCGAGCAGGGCTGCAACTGCCGCCCCGACTGCGTGACGCGCGACGTGCTCGAGCGCATCGAGTCGCCCGAGATGCGTCTGGCGCTCATGGAACTCGATCGCGAAAACGGCGTCGACGTGGGCGATGGCCTGTCGAGCGCCGATCGTCTGGCCGGCACATCGATGCCCAAGCGCCGTCGTCGCGATGCCGAATCCGATGCTCGCACCGCTCAGGGCCAGGGCGAGGGCCGTGGCCGTGGAAAGGGCCGCGGCAAGGCCGAGGCGCCCGAGACCGAGGGAGCAGCCGATGGCCGTCGCCGCCGCAAGCGCACGGCGTCCGTCGACAATGGCGAGGCCGCGGGTAAGAACGCTTCCCGCGAGCGCGAGGCTCAGCAGCCCCAGCAGCAAAATCGCGGCGGTGGCATGAACCCCACGCGCCGTCGTCGCCGTCACCTGTCGAGCGAGGAGCGCGAGGACGCCTTCCGCGCCGCAGCTGCTCGCGAGGCCGGTGCCGCTCCCAAGGGCGCCTCGGCCTCCGACGCGCCTGCCGACAAGGCTGGCAAGCCGCGTGGCGAGGAGGAGCGCGCGTCACGTCCGCGTCGTCGCCATTCCTCGGGCGCGCAGCAGAAACCCTCGATTCCTTCTGTGGCCGATCAGGTTTCGGATGGCGAAGTCAAGGTCACGCGCCGTCGCCCCGGCGATGGCGGAGGAGCTGCCGCCAAGGCTTCGCACGGCGGCGCTCGCGACGAGTGCGAACCGCGTGAGGATCGCGGCGGCGAGGGCTCGACCGACCAGGGTCAAAAGCGTCGCCGTCGCCGTCGCTCCCGCAAGCCGCGCCAGGACGGTGGCGAAGGCTCGACCCGCACCTCGTCCGTACCGCAACCGCCTGCCGGCGAATAA
- a CDS encoding DNA polymerase III subunit, whose amino-acid sequence MAPAQASLLAKLDTQERVRDFLTNAVASGRASHAYLFLGAPGAGKLDAAWALAQAFLCEQDGCGACDSCVRVARHTHPDVHYYTPESATGYLIAQTRELLDDVPLAPIRAKAKVYIIDRAEQLRANTANALLKTLEEPPEGVMFILLGTSADVMLPTIVSRCQCVPFRLVSPTVAAQAVSRATGQDLARCRMAVAVAGSPTRGIEFLKSAERQDARRQMVRAIDSLIAADEADVLSRAKSLIVAVKAPLAEVKSTQEKVLEQNADYLSRGALKQLEDRNKRELNARERSGIMEALASARTLMRDVLLTLQDEAADVVNEDVRDTIGRLAAATNVAGATRALEAVATAERNIARNVTPQLAIEVMLFDIRKALKCR is encoded by the coding sequence GTGGCCCCCGCTCAGGCAAGCCTGCTGGCCAAGCTCGACACCCAAGAGCGCGTTCGCGATTTTTTGACCAACGCCGTCGCCAGCGGCCGCGCATCGCACGCCTACCTGTTTTTGGGCGCTCCCGGTGCCGGCAAGCTCGATGCCGCATGGGCGCTCGCCCAGGCCTTCCTGTGCGAGCAGGACGGCTGCGGAGCATGCGACAGCTGCGTACGCGTTGCTCGGCATACGCATCCTGACGTGCACTATTACACGCCCGAGAGCGCCACAGGCTACCTCATTGCCCAGACCCGCGAGCTGCTCGATGACGTGCCGCTGGCGCCCATCCGTGCCAAGGCCAAGGTCTACATCATCGATCGTGCCGAGCAACTGCGCGCTAACACCGCCAACGCGCTGCTCAAGACACTCGAGGAGCCGCCCGAGGGCGTTATGTTCATCTTGTTGGGCACCTCGGCAGACGTGATGTTGCCCACCATCGTGAGCCGCTGTCAGTGCGTGCCGTTTCGGCTGGTGTCGCCCACCGTGGCCGCGCAGGCCGTGAGCCGCGCGACGGGTCAGGATCTCGCGCGTTGCCGCATGGCGGTCGCCGTGGCGGGAAGCCCCACACGCGGCATCGAGTTCCTTAAGAGTGCCGAGCGCCAGGATGCTCGCCGCCAAATGGTCCGCGCCATCGATTCGCTCATCGCTGCCGACGAGGCTGATGTGCTCAGCCGCGCCAAGTCGCTCATCGTCGCCGTTAAGGCGCCGCTCGCCGAGGTCAAGTCCACACAGGAAAAGGTGCTCGAGCAAAACGCCGACTACCTGTCGCGTGGAGCATTGAAGCAGCTTGAGGACCGCAACAAGCGCGAACTCAACGCGCGCGAGCGTTCGGGTATCATGGAAGCGCTGGCGAGCGCGCGGACGCTCATGCGCGACGTGCTGCTGACACTTCAGGACGAGGCGGCCGACGTCGTGAACGAAGACGTGCGCGACACGATCGGGCGGCTTGCCGCCGCGACGAATGTTGCGGGTGCCACCCGGGCGCTCGAGGCGGTCGCGACCGCCGAGCGCAACATCGCCAGAAACGTTACTCCCCAGCTGGCCATCGAGGTCATGCTGTTCGATATCAGGAAGGCACTGAAATGCCGTTAG
- the tmk gene encoding dTMP kinase, whose translation MAFEPAQHSFITLEGVDGAGKSTQARLLARALELAGYRVVSLREPGGTAISEKIRALLLDPANTAMGDTCELLLYEAARAQLVHEVIAPALAAGKVVLCDRFYDSTTCYQAFADGLDRQMVRDANNLAVAGTHPALTLVYHITPEQAALRMAARGAADRMEAKGIAFQERVYQGFCAIAAEEPNRVKLIDATATVEEVFEKTVEQIRAYGLDIPQDAVAAALAKEAE comes from the coding sequence ATGGCTTTTGAGCCCGCTCAACATAGCTTTATCACGCTCGAGGGCGTCGACGGCGCCGGCAAGTCCACGCAGGCGCGTCTGCTTGCCCGCGCGCTCGAACTCGCTGGCTACCGGGTTGTGAGCCTGCGCGAGCCGGGCGGTACCGCCATCAGCGAAAAGATCCGTGCTCTGCTGCTCGACCCCGCCAATACGGCGATGGGAGACACCTGCGAGTTGCTGCTCTACGAGGCGGCGCGTGCCCAGTTGGTGCACGAGGTCATAGCTCCCGCCCTCGCGGCCGGCAAGGTAGTCCTGTGCGATCGCTTCTACGACTCCACGACCTGCTACCAGGCGTTTGCCGATGGCCTCGACCGTCAGATGGTACGCGATGCCAACAACCTGGCTGTCGCCGGTACGCATCCGGCGCTCACGCTCGTCTACCACATCACGCCCGAGCAGGCGGCGCTGCGCATGGCAGCTCGTGGTGCGGCAGATCGCATGGAGGCAAAAGGCATAGCCTTCCAAGAGCGCGTTTACCAGGGATTTTGCGCCATTGCTGCCGAGGAGCCAAACCGCGTAAAGCTCATCGACGCCACTGCGACCGTCGAGGAAGTCTTCGAGAAGACGGTCGAGCAGATTCGCGCGTACGGTCTCGACATTCCGCAAGATGCTGTCGCCGCCGCGCTTGCCAAGGAGGCCGAGTAA
- a CDS encoding IS3 family transposase, with translation MYSREKVELFLLATEDGMGPTAAAEFAGVTVSAAKKWATGHLPRSYTGGGCRIVAREPPRKEASLGPDKSIYAPPATGPLAGLNEDQIENLLLRAVLADLKAEGWDPASISNRSKCELGERLRRATALPLRSITGFLRISKSSYEYWRPRVAAPRDRDADIRDRVVRIFREGSGCWGYRTVWARLRREGVRASEKRVARVMREEGLEVVYNKRRARGYSSYAGEVSKAPENLVNRNFHADEPNRLWLTDITEFRLPGGEKVYLSPVIDCFDGMPVAWSIGLHPDKRLANSSLLKACAARPAGARTTIHSDRGGHYRWPEWIGICEENGLVRSMSAKGCSPDNSACEGFFGRLKNEFFRYRDWEGVTAEEFMGRLEAYLVYYRDGRIKKSLEWLSPMEYRRKLGYA, from the coding sequence ATGTACAGCAGGGAGAAGGTCGAGCTCTTCCTCCTGGCGACGGAGGACGGCATGGGGCCCACCGCCGCCGCGGAGTTCGCGGGGGTCACGGTGAGCGCGGCCAAGAAGTGGGCGACGGGCCACCTCCCGCGCAGCTACACCGGCGGGGGCTGTAGAATCGTGGCGAGGGAACCGCCACGGAAGGAGGCCAGCTTGGGCCCCGACAAGTCGATCTACGCCCCGCCCGCGACCGGCCCGCTCGCCGGGCTCAACGAGGACCAGATAGAGAACCTGCTGCTCAGGGCGGTGTTGGCCGACCTAAAAGCGGAAGGGTGGGACCCGGCTTCGATCTCGAACAGGAGCAAGTGCGAGCTCGGCGAGAGATTGAGGCGGGCGACCGCCCTGCCCCTCCGCTCGATCACAGGTTTCTTGAGGATATCGAAGAGCTCCTATGAGTACTGGAGGCCCCGCGTCGCCGCGCCGCGCGACCGCGACGCCGACATACGCGATCGCGTGGTGCGCATCTTCCGCGAGGGCTCGGGGTGCTGGGGGTACCGCACCGTCTGGGCGCGCCTGCGCCGCGAGGGCGTCCGCGCCAGCGAGAAGCGCGTGGCCCGCGTGATGCGCGAGGAGGGCCTCGAGGTCGTCTACAACAAGAGGCGCGCCCGGGGCTACAGCTCCTACGCCGGCGAGGTCTCCAAGGCGCCGGAGAACCTCGTGAACAGGAATTTCCACGCCGACGAGCCCAACCGGCTGTGGCTCACCGACATCACCGAGTTCAGGCTCCCGGGCGGCGAGAAGGTCTACCTGAGCCCGGTCATCGACTGCTTCGACGGGATGCCCGTCGCCTGGTCGATCGGGCTGCACCCCGACAAGCGCCTCGCGAACTCGAGCCTGCTCAAGGCCTGCGCGGCGAGGCCGGCGGGCGCGCGCACGACGATCCACTCGGACCGGGGCGGCCACTACCGCTGGCCGGAGTGGATCGGGATCTGCGAGGAGAACGGCCTGGTCAGGAGCATGTCAGCGAAGGGCTGCAGCCCGGACAACTCGGCCTGCGAGGGCTTCTTCGGCCGCCTCAAGAACGAGTTCTTCCGCTACAGGGACTGGGAGGGCGTGACGGCCGAGGAGTTCATGGGGAGGCTCGAGGCCTACCTCGTGTACTATCGGGACGGGCGCATCAAGAAGTCCCTCGAGTGGCTGAGCCCGATGGAGTACCGCAGGAAGCTTGGATACGCCTAG
- a CDS encoding zinc ribbon domain-containing protein, translating into MSRYCASCGKLLADDAKFCTSCGAPVEQTTASNGQPAFEQTDFLDTPQAKPDDPLAYRPDPAASPAAVETTQRIPVADTPPQQQPASTYAPDSPQAPAAKKSSTKALIAVIVVLVAIIIALVVFFVIKPFDNAATQTTAEITKLHHDVDDDDLKPLDDPNSLFDDDDDDGGEATLSEQNLYRRLSEYYDLLEDLDSQVRACAQAFNGSYLEEDRTTRQNLADVAERTEDTIEQYYDIVEDLDVPMSSKNYSSWKDIVALYDDLDNRIDAICDAWEISLKYAKPADHKDEIVTPLARDNEPGTNSNKYRQDFEDRYPGAKPVEVN; encoded by the coding sequence ATGTCTCGGTATTGCGCCTCGTGCGGCAAACTTCTTGCAGATGATGCCAAGTTCTGCACCTCATGCGGTGCACCCGTTGAGCAGACAACCGCAAGCAATGGCCAACCCGCGTTTGAGCAGACCGACTTCCTCGATACGCCGCAAGCTAAGCCGGACGACCCCCTCGCCTATCGCCCCGACCCCGCCGCCAGCCCCGCAGCGGTCGAAACGACGCAGCGCATACCCGTCGCGGACACCCCGCCCCAACAGCAACCGGCATCTACGTACGCGCCTGATTCACCGCAGGCCCCCGCCGCCAAAAAGAGCAGCACCAAGGCGCTTATCGCCGTTATCGTTGTGCTGGTGGCAATCATCATCGCCCTGGTCGTTTTCTTTGTGATCAAGCCTTTCGACAATGCCGCCACGCAAACGACTGCCGAGATTACTAAGCTGCACCATGATGTTGACGATGATGACCTCAAGCCCCTCGACGACCCCAATAGCCTTTTTGACGATGACGACGATGATGGCGGCGAAGCGACCCTCTCCGAGCAAAACCTCTACCGTCGCCTGAGCGAATACTACGACCTGCTCGAAGATCTCGATAGCCAGGTCCGCGCCTGCGCGCAGGCCTTCAATGGCAGCTATCTGGAAGAGGACCGTACCACCCGTCAAAATCTCGCCGACGTCGCCGAGCGCACGGAAGACACCATCGAGCAGTACTACGATATCGTCGAGGACCTGGACGTCCCCATGAGCTCTAAGAACTACAGTTCCTGGAAAGACATCGTTGCCCTGTATGACGACCTGGACAACCGCATCGACGCGATCTGCGATGCCTGGGAGATCAGCCTAAAGTACGCAAAGCCCGCGGACCATAAGGACGAAATCGTGACGCCGCTGGCACGCGACAACGAGCCGGGGACCAACAGCAACAAGTACCGTCAGGACTTTGAGGACCGCTATCCCGGCGCCAAGCCCGTCGAGGTGAACTAG